The Ciona intestinalis chromosome 11, KH, whole genome shotgun sequence genome has a segment encoding these proteins:
- the LOC100177503 gene encoding sialin-like isoform X1, translating into MTIEESLKSSESLAFPHEVPRKKFYVRQRYVLASLGFMGYFLISCLRNCINITILSMVRWNNTETNVTDAVNASIEKSEGSFDWSSDQEGLFLGAYFYGYVCTNILGGWLGNKFGFPIVFGLPVFISALLSIATPIAAYTSFPLVIACRVLIGLVQGVAVSSYQCCWSSWAPPFERSILNSIALSGVPFGLGFVYPFAGYISETIGWEAVFYVLGGVTIGWSVVWIIIVSDSPRTNRCITAAEVAYIENSIGFTIEDMQSQDVPWGAIMRSRSVWAIFVAHFCDNWSGYTFNAILPTFMSRIFNFNVFQSGAVMTAPYIAQFGVSILAGYITDAARKRKWISTCVARKVNTIIALSFLNIFMIIGSYCATDSTTVVVLLIVGVSLRAFTYPGHLSNFVDIAPMYAGVIFGISNTIASVPGFLGPLTAGLVITDKTSISQWQTMFWINGAFGFFGSIFFFFFGSGVERKWAQRKVPEEEKEINANLKSADIRDDEC; encoded by the exons ATGACCATCGAAGAATCTTTAAAGTCAAGTGAAAGTTTAGCTTTTCCACACGAA GTTCCACGAAAGAAGTTTTATGTGCGACAACGATACGTGCTTGCTTCCCTTGGTTTTATGGGCTACTTTCTAATCAGTTGTTTACGAAACTGTATAAACATCACGATATTGTCGATGGTGCGCTGGAACAATACAGAGACCAATGTCACAGATGCG GTTAATGCGTCCATTGAGAAATCTGAAGGTAGTTTCGATTGGAGCAGCGACCAAGAAGGACTATTTCTCGGCGCCTACTTTTACGGATACGTCTGTACCAACATTTTGGGCGGATGGCTTGGAAATAAGTTCGGTTTCCCGATAGTTTTCGGATTACCCGTTTTTATCTCCGCCCTTCTAAGCATTGCAACCCCTATTGCAGCTTACACTAGCTTTCCACTCGTTATAGCTTGCCGAGTACTCATAGGCTTGGTTCAG GGAGTAGCAGTTTCTTCTTATCAATGTTGTTGGAGCTCTTGGGCGCCACCTTTCGAGCGTAGTATATTAAATTCCATTGCTTTGTCCGGAGTTCCGTTTGGACTTGGATTCGTTTATCCATTTGCTGGGTATATTTCTGAAACTATTGGCTGGGAAGCTGTATTTTATGTACTAG GCGGTGTCACAATCGGTTGGTCAGTGGTTTGGATAATAATCGTCTCTGATTCACCACGCACGAACAGATGTATAACTGCAGCAGAAGTTGCTTACATAGAAAATAGCATCGGTTTTACCATCGAG GACATGCAATCACAAGACGTGCCTTGGGGAGCAATAATGAGATCACGGAGTGTGTGGGCAATATTTGTTGCCCATTTCTGCGACAATTGGAGTGGCTACACTTTCAATGCCATTTTGCCAACTTTTATGTCCAGgatatttaatttcaatgtGTTCCAA AGTGGGGCCGTAATGACAGCTCCGTACATAGCTCAGTTTGGTGTGAGCATTCTTGCAGGTTACATAACCGACGCTGCTCGAAAACGGAAATGGATAAGTACCTGTGTAGCTCGCAAAGTGAACACTATCATTGCGTTGAGCTtcctaaatatttttatgatcaTTGGAAGTTACTGTGCAACTGATAGTACGACCGTTGTGGTCTTACTGATCGTCGGAGTGTCTCTCAGAGCATTTACGT ACCCTGGACACCTTTCAAACTTCGTAGACATCGCACCCATGTACGCTGGAGTGATTTTTGGAATATCAAACACCATTGCTTCTGTACCCGGCTTTCTCGGGCCTCTCACAGCTGGATTAGTTATCACAGATAAG ACATCTATCAGCCAATGGCAAACTATGTTCTGGATAAACGGAGCGTTCGGTTTCTTCGGTTcgattttctttttcttttttggatCTGGAGTGGAGCGGAAATGGGCACAAAGAAAAG TCCCCGAAgaggaaaaagaaataaatgcGAACCTGAAAAGTGCTGACATCAGAGATGACGAGTGCTga
- the LOC100177503 gene encoding sialin-like isoform X2, which produces MTIEESLKSSESLAFPHEVPRKKFYVRQRYVLASLGFMGYFLISCLRNCINITILSMVRWNNTETNVTDAVNASIEKSEGSFDWSSDQEGLFLGAYFYGYVCTNILGGWLGNKFGFPIVFGLPVFISALLSIATPIAAYTSFPLVIACRVLIGLVQGVAVSSYQCCWSSWAPPFERSILNSIALSGVPFGLGFVYPFAGYISETIGWEAVFYVLGGVTIGWSVVWIIIVSDSPRTNRCITAAEVAYIENSIGFTIEDMQSQDVPWGAIMRSRSVWAIFVAHFCDNWSGYTFNAILPTFMSRIFNFNVFQSGAVMTAPYIAQFGVSILAGYITDAARKRKWISTCVARKVNTIIALSFLNIFMIIGSYCATDSTTVVVLLIVGVSLRAFTYPGHLSNFVDIAPMYAGVIFGISNTIASVPGFLGPLTAGLVITDKHYAISLDIYQPMANYVLDKRSVRFLRFDFLFLFWIWSGAEMGTKKSPRRGKRNKCEPEKC; this is translated from the exons ATGACCATCGAAGAATCTTTAAAGTCAAGTGAAAGTTTAGCTTTTCCACACGAA GTTCCACGAAAGAAGTTTTATGTGCGACAACGATACGTGCTTGCTTCCCTTGGTTTTATGGGCTACTTTCTAATCAGTTGTTTACGAAACTGTATAAACATCACGATATTGTCGATGGTGCGCTGGAACAATACAGAGACCAATGTCACAGATGCG GTTAATGCGTCCATTGAGAAATCTGAAGGTAGTTTCGATTGGAGCAGCGACCAAGAAGGACTATTTCTCGGCGCCTACTTTTACGGATACGTCTGTACCAACATTTTGGGCGGATGGCTTGGAAATAAGTTCGGTTTCCCGATAGTTTTCGGATTACCCGTTTTTATCTCCGCCCTTCTAAGCATTGCAACCCCTATTGCAGCTTACACTAGCTTTCCACTCGTTATAGCTTGCCGAGTACTCATAGGCTTGGTTCAG GGAGTAGCAGTTTCTTCTTATCAATGTTGTTGGAGCTCTTGGGCGCCACCTTTCGAGCGTAGTATATTAAATTCCATTGCTTTGTCCGGAGTTCCGTTTGGACTTGGATTCGTTTATCCATTTGCTGGGTATATTTCTGAAACTATTGGCTGGGAAGCTGTATTTTATGTACTAG GCGGTGTCACAATCGGTTGGTCAGTGGTTTGGATAATAATCGTCTCTGATTCACCACGCACGAACAGATGTATAACTGCAGCAGAAGTTGCTTACATAGAAAATAGCATCGGTTTTACCATCGAG GACATGCAATCACAAGACGTGCCTTGGGGAGCAATAATGAGATCACGGAGTGTGTGGGCAATATTTGTTGCCCATTTCTGCGACAATTGGAGTGGCTACACTTTCAATGCCATTTTGCCAACTTTTATGTCCAGgatatttaatttcaatgtGTTCCAA AGTGGGGCCGTAATGACAGCTCCGTACATAGCTCAGTTTGGTGTGAGCATTCTTGCAGGTTACATAACCGACGCTGCTCGAAAACGGAAATGGATAAGTACCTGTGTAGCTCGCAAAGTGAACACTATCATTGCGTTGAGCTtcctaaatatttttatgatcaTTGGAAGTTACTGTGCAACTGATAGTACGACCGTTGTGGTCTTACTGATCGTCGGAGTGTCTCTCAGAGCATTTACGT ACCCTGGACACCTTTCAAACTTCGTAGACATCGCACCCATGTACGCTGGAGTGATTTTTGGAATATCAAACACCATTGCTTCTGTACCCGGCTTTCTCGGGCCTCTCACAGCTGGATTAGTTATCACAGATAAG CATTATGCAATTTCCTTAGACATCTATCAGCCAATGGCAAACTATGTTCTGGATAAACGGAGCGTTCGGTTTCTTCGGTTcgattttctttttcttttttggatCTGGAGTGGAGCGGAAATGGGCACAAAGAAAAG TCCCCGAAgaggaaaaagaaataaatgcGAACCTGAAAAGTGCTGA
- the LOC100177503 gene encoding sialin-like isoform X3 yields the protein MTIEESLKSSESLAFPHEVPRKKFYVRQRYVLASLGFMGYFLISCLRNCINITILSMVRWNNTETNVTDAVNASIEKSEGSFDWSSDQEGLFLGAYFYGYVCTNILGGWLGNKFGFPIVFGLPVFISALLSIATPIAAYTSFPLVIACRVLIGLVQGVAVSSYQCCWSSWAPPFERSILNSIALSGVPFGLGFVYPFAGYISETIGWEAVFYVLGGVTIGWSVVWIIIVSDSPRTNRCITAAEVAYIENSIGFTIEDMQSQDVPWGAIMRSRSVWAIFVAHFCDNWSGYTFNAILPTFMSRIFNFNVFQSGAVMTAPYIAQFGVSILAGYITDAARKRKWISTCVARKVNTIIALSFLNIFMIIGSYCATDSTTVVVLLIVGVSLRAFTPWTPFKLRRHRTHVRWSDFWNIKHHCFCTRLSRASHSWISYHR from the exons ATGACCATCGAAGAATCTTTAAAGTCAAGTGAAAGTTTAGCTTTTCCACACGAA GTTCCACGAAAGAAGTTTTATGTGCGACAACGATACGTGCTTGCTTCCCTTGGTTTTATGGGCTACTTTCTAATCAGTTGTTTACGAAACTGTATAAACATCACGATATTGTCGATGGTGCGCTGGAACAATACAGAGACCAATGTCACAGATGCG GTTAATGCGTCCATTGAGAAATCTGAAGGTAGTTTCGATTGGAGCAGCGACCAAGAAGGACTATTTCTCGGCGCCTACTTTTACGGATACGTCTGTACCAACATTTTGGGCGGATGGCTTGGAAATAAGTTCGGTTTCCCGATAGTTTTCGGATTACCCGTTTTTATCTCCGCCCTTCTAAGCATTGCAACCCCTATTGCAGCTTACACTAGCTTTCCACTCGTTATAGCTTGCCGAGTACTCATAGGCTTGGTTCAG GGAGTAGCAGTTTCTTCTTATCAATGTTGTTGGAGCTCTTGGGCGCCACCTTTCGAGCGTAGTATATTAAATTCCATTGCTTTGTCCGGAGTTCCGTTTGGACTTGGATTCGTTTATCCATTTGCTGGGTATATTTCTGAAACTATTGGCTGGGAAGCTGTATTTTATGTACTAG GCGGTGTCACAATCGGTTGGTCAGTGGTTTGGATAATAATCGTCTCTGATTCACCACGCACGAACAGATGTATAACTGCAGCAGAAGTTGCTTACATAGAAAATAGCATCGGTTTTACCATCGAG GACATGCAATCACAAGACGTGCCTTGGGGAGCAATAATGAGATCACGGAGTGTGTGGGCAATATTTGTTGCCCATTTCTGCGACAATTGGAGTGGCTACACTTTCAATGCCATTTTGCCAACTTTTATGTCCAGgatatttaatttcaatgtGTTCCAA AGTGGGGCCGTAATGACAGCTCCGTACATAGCTCAGTTTGGTGTGAGCATTCTTGCAGGTTACATAACCGACGCTGCTCGAAAACGGAAATGGATAAGTACCTGTGTAGCTCGCAAAGTGAACACTATCATTGCGTTGAGCTtcctaaatatttttatgatcaTTGGAAGTTACTGTGCAACTGATAGTACGACCGTTGTGGTCTTACTGATCGTCGGAGTGTCTCTCAGAGCATTTAC ACCCTGGACACCTTTCAAACTTCGTAGACATCGCACCCATGTACGCTGGAGTGATTTTTGGAATATCAAACACCATTGCTTCTGTACCCGGCTTTCTCGGGCCTCTCACAGCTGGATTAGTTATCACAGATAA
- the LOC100175186 gene encoding sialin-like isoform X1 → MTIEEPSKSSESVVFTHEVPRRNCFVRQRYVLAALGFMGYFLIGCLRNCINVTVLSMVRWNNTENNVTDAVNSTVGKSEGFDWSSDQEGLFLGSYFYGYICTSILGGWLGNKFGFPIVFGLPVFISALLSIATPIAAYTGFPLVIACRVLIGFTQGAAVPAYQCCWSSWAPPLERSILNSIALSGVPFGIGFVYPFAGYVSETLGWEAVFYILGGVTIGWSVVWIIIVSDSPRTNRCITAAEVAYIENSIGFTLKDMQSQNVPWGAIMKSRSVWAIFVAHFCDNWSGYTFNAILPTFMSKIFNFNVFKSGAVMTAPYIAQFGVSILAGYITDAARKRKWISTSAARKVNTIIALSFLNIFMITACYCATDSTTAVVLFGVGVALRGCIFSAHLSSLVDIAPMYSGVIFGISNTISSIPGFLGPLTAGLVITDKTSISQWQTMFWINGAFGFFGSIFFFFFGSGVERNWAKMKVSEEETEIKLKQKSAHSDDEC, encoded by the exons ATGACTATCGAAGAACCATCAAAGTCAAGTGAAAGTGTAGTTTTTACACACGAG gTACCACGGAGGAATTGTTTTGTCCGTCAACGATACGTACTTGCCGCCCTTGGTTTTATGGGCTACTTTTTGATCGGTTGTTTACGAAACTGTATAAACGTCACAGTTTTGTCGATGGTGCGCTGGAACAATACAGAGAACAATGTCACAGATGCG GTGAATTCGACTGTCGGGAAATCGGAAGGTTTTGATTGGAGCAGCGACCAAGAAGGACTGTTTCTTGGTTCCTACTTTTACGGCTATATTTGCACTAGCATTTTGGGCGGGTGGCTCGGAAATAAGTTCGGCTTCCCGATAGTTTTCGGGTTACCAGTATTTATTTCTGCCCTTTTAAGCATTGCGACTCCTATCGCAGCTTACACTGGCTTTCCCCTCGTTATAGCTTGCCGAGTACTTATCGGCTTCACACAG GGAGCTGCAGTCCCTGCTTATCAATGTTGCTGGAGCTCTTGGGCGCCACCCCTCGAGCGTAGTATATTAAATTCTATCGCTCTATCCGGAGTTCCATTCGGAATTGGATTCGTTTATCCCTTTGCTGGGTATGTCTCTGAAACCCTGGGCTGGGAAGCTGTATTTTATATACTAG GCGGTGTCACAATTGGTTGGTCAGTGGTTTGGATAATAATCGTCTCTGATTCACCACGCACGAACAGATGTATAACTGCAGCAGAAGTTGCTTACATAGAAAATAGCATCGGTTTTACTCTTAAG GACATGCAATCCCAAAACGTGCCTTGGGGAGCAATAATGAAATCACGCAGTGTGTGGGCAATATTTGTTGCCCATTTCTGCGACAATTGGAGTGGCTACACTTTCAATGCTATTTTGCCAACTTTCATGTCTAagatatttaatttcaatgtGTTTAAG AGTGGAGCCGTAATGACAGCTCCGTACATAGCTCAGTTTGGTGTAAGCATTCTTGCAGGTTACATAACCGACGCTGCTCGAAAACGGAAATGGATAAGTACTTCTGCAGCTCGCAAAGTAAACACGATCATTGCACTCAGTTTCCTGAATATCTTTATGATAACTGCATGCTACTGTGCCACTGATAGTACGACCGCTGTGGTTCTCTTTGGTGTTGGGGTGGCTCTCAGGGGGTgtatat TCTCGGCACACCTATCAAGTCTGGTAGACATCGCACCTATGTACTCTGGAGTGATTTTTGGAATATCAAACACCATTTCCTCTATACCCGGCTTTCTCGGGCCTCTCACAGCTGGTTTAGTTATCACAGATAAG ACATCTATCAGCCAATGGCAAACTATGTTCTGGATAAACGGAGCGTTCGGTTTCTTCGGTTcgattttctttttcttctttggtTCTGGAGTGGAGCGGAACTGGGCGAAAATGAAAG TTTCCGAAGAAGAAACggaaataaaattgaaacaaaaaagcGCTCACAGTGATGATGAATGCTAA
- the LOC100175186 gene encoding sialin-like isoform X2 has protein sequence MTIEEPSKSSESVVFTHEVPRRNCFVRQRYVLAALGFMGYFLIGCLRNCINVTVLSMVRWNNTENNVTDAGAAVPAYQCCWSSWAPPLERSILNSIALSGVPFGIGFVYPFAGYVSETLGWEAVFYILGGVTIGWSVVWIIIVSDSPRTNRCITAAEVAYIENSIGFTLKDMQSQNVPWGAIMKSRSVWAIFVAHFCDNWSGYTFNAILPTFMSKIFNFNVFKSGAVMTAPYIAQFGVSILAGYITDAARKRKWISTSAARKVNTIIALSFLNIFMITACYCATDSTTAVVLFGVGVALRGCIFSAHLSSLVDIAPMYSGVIFGISNTISSIPGFLGPLTAGLVITDKTSISQWQTMFWINGAFGFFGSIFFFFFGSGVERNWAKMKVSEEETEIKLKQKSAHSDDEC, from the exons ATGACTATCGAAGAACCATCAAAGTCAAGTGAAAGTGTAGTTTTTACACACGAG gTACCACGGAGGAATTGTTTTGTCCGTCAACGATACGTACTTGCCGCCCTTGGTTTTATGGGCTACTTTTTGATCGGTTGTTTACGAAACTGTATAAACGTCACAGTTTTGTCGATGGTGCGCTGGAACAATACAGAGAACAATGTCACAGATGCG GGAGCTGCAGTCCCTGCTTATCAATGTTGCTGGAGCTCTTGGGCGCCACCCCTCGAGCGTAGTATATTAAATTCTATCGCTCTATCCGGAGTTCCATTCGGAATTGGATTCGTTTATCCCTTTGCTGGGTATGTCTCTGAAACCCTGGGCTGGGAAGCTGTATTTTATATACTAG GCGGTGTCACAATTGGTTGGTCAGTGGTTTGGATAATAATCGTCTCTGATTCACCACGCACGAACAGATGTATAACTGCAGCAGAAGTTGCTTACATAGAAAATAGCATCGGTTTTACTCTTAAG GACATGCAATCCCAAAACGTGCCTTGGGGAGCAATAATGAAATCACGCAGTGTGTGGGCAATATTTGTTGCCCATTTCTGCGACAATTGGAGTGGCTACACTTTCAATGCTATTTTGCCAACTTTCATGTCTAagatatttaatttcaatgtGTTTAAG AGTGGAGCCGTAATGACAGCTCCGTACATAGCTCAGTTTGGTGTAAGCATTCTTGCAGGTTACATAACCGACGCTGCTCGAAAACGGAAATGGATAAGTACTTCTGCAGCTCGCAAAGTAAACACGATCATTGCACTCAGTTTCCTGAATATCTTTATGATAACTGCATGCTACTGTGCCACTGATAGTACGACCGCTGTGGTTCTCTTTGGTGTTGGGGTGGCTCTCAGGGGGTgtatat TCTCGGCACACCTATCAAGTCTGGTAGACATCGCACCTATGTACTCTGGAGTGATTTTTGGAATATCAAACACCATTTCCTCTATACCCGGCTTTCTCGGGCCTCTCACAGCTGGTTTAGTTATCACAGATAAG ACATCTATCAGCCAATGGCAAACTATGTTCTGGATAAACGGAGCGTTCGGTTTCTTCGGTTcgattttctttttcttctttggtTCTGGAGTGGAGCGGAACTGGGCGAAAATGAAAG TTTCCGAAGAAGAAACggaaataaaattgaaacaaaaaagcGCTCACAGTGATGATGAATGCTAA